In one window of Kosmotoga pacifica DNA:
- a CDS encoding DUF6485 family protein, with product MNCPNLQRNLDKCNCSYPGCPRKGKCCECLDYHRSRGELPACYFTQEQERTWNRSIEYFISVNR from the coding sequence ATGAATTGCCCGAATCTTCAACGAAATCTTGATAAATGCAATTGCAGCTATCCCGGTTGCCCTAGAAAAGGGAAATGCTGCGAATGTCTTGATTATCACCGCTCACGCGGAGAACTACCCGCCTGCTATTTCACTCAGGAGCAGGAAAGAACCTGGAACAGGAGTATCGAATATTTTATATCAGTAAACCGATAA
- a CDS encoding NUDIX hydrolase, whose protein sequence is MNSKYIVNVEAAIYKEDKWLLVKRSKKEEHAPGAISLVGGKVEVNEALPNILEETLKREIMEEVGIEVYDDIQYVESKSFFTDKGEPVVDIVFLCRYKSGKPHCVNKDEVAEVFWLAAQEILEDVNTPIWVKQSLRIAEKMRLNLNEMW, encoded by the coding sequence ATGAACAGTAAGTATATCGTGAACGTCGAGGCAGCGATTTATAAAGAGGATAAATGGCTTTTAGTCAAAAGAAGCAAAAAGGAAGAGCACGCTCCGGGCGCTATCTCATTGGTTGGTGGAAAGGTAGAGGTCAATGAAGCTTTGCCCAACATATTGGAAGAAACCCTGAAGCGAGAGATTATGGAGGAAGTTGGGATTGAGGTTTACGACGATATCCAATATGTTGAGAGCAAATCTTTTTTTACGGACAAAGGCGAACCTGTTGTCGATATTGTGTTCCTTTGCAGGTATAAAAGCGGAAAACCGCATTGTGTGAATAAGGATGAAGTTGCCGAAGTATTCTGGTTGGCGGCTCAGGAGATTCTTGAAGATGTTAACACTCCCATATGGGTAAAACAAAGTTTGAGAATCGCTGAAAAAATGAGGTTGAACCTAAATGAAATGTGGTAA
- a CDS encoding TPR end-of-group domain-containing protein, protein MKKKSFHDYQNEFFDLYLAGKIAEALKLIDEIEIACPDMAYRAKYWKACIHSLRNEKDMAIKALKELRDMGYWLSPEIIQRDRDLENIKEEPEYIEILNVFKQRQADAAKLSAPLKVELSPSGVSDKLPLIVALHWRMGNAEEFSIFWKDAVENGKARLLALQSSQQVGTGLFCWDNVKIAKKEVKEQVQEYLSIHSSMVSQLILGGASQGADLALELALEGELKPEKLVLVVPAFRDVDYIEELIKNNKNSFKIYIIAGGKDMLLKRAKTVKELLTENNISCMMNIYPDMGHTFPEDFNEVLLNILDE, encoded by the coding sequence ATGAAAAAGAAATCTTTCCATGATTACCAGAATGAGTTTTTTGATCTCTATCTAGCGGGGAAAATAGCCGAAGCTCTAAAGCTGATCGATGAAATCGAGATCGCATGTCCAGACATGGCGTACAGGGCGAAATACTGGAAAGCGTGTATCCATTCGCTCAGGAATGAAAAAGACATGGCGATAAAAGCCTTGAAAGAACTCAGGGACATGGGGTACTGGTTATCACCCGAGATAATTCAGCGGGACAGAGATCTTGAGAATATAAAAGAAGAACCAGAATATATTGAAATTCTAAATGTTTTCAAGCAGCGCCAGGCCGATGCTGCAAAGCTGTCAGCACCTTTAAAGGTAGAACTCAGTCCATCGGGTGTTTCTGATAAGCTCCCCCTGATAGTTGCTCTTCACTGGAGAATGGGAAACGCGGAAGAATTCTCTATTTTCTGGAAAGATGCAGTCGAAAATGGAAAGGCAAGACTTCTTGCGCTTCAGTCCTCACAACAGGTTGGGACGGGACTATTTTGCTGGGACAACGTCAAAATTGCTAAAAAAGAAGTGAAGGAGCAGGTTCAAGAGTATTTAAGTATCCATTCTTCTATGGTCAGCCAGCTGATACTCGGCGGAGCTTCTCAAGGAGCCGATCTCGCACTTGAACTCGCCCTTGAAGGAGAACTCAAGCCAGAAAAACTGGTGCTTGTAGTACCCGCATTCAGAGATGTGGATTACATTGAGGAGCTGATAAAAAACAACAAGAACAGTTTCAAAATATATATAATTGCCGGAGGAAAAGATATGCTTCTAAAAAGGGCAAAAACAGTGAAAGAATTGCTTACAGAAAATAACATTTCCTGCATGATGAATATCTATCCAGATATGGGACATACTTTCCCTGAAGATTTCAACGAAGTCTTGTTGAACATATTGGATGAATAA
- a CDS encoding PhzF family phenazine biosynthesis protein, translating to MKTEIFQVDAFTRKVYSGNPAAVCILEKPLSSRNYLAIAREMNLSETAFVITSKEAMDSGIFELRWFTPRVEVPLCGHATLATAWVLFSEYNYHGKIHFKTLSGIHEAELVSDGVRLNFPQDKPIPVPIPEGLGEALGYSGNMRTFYGRKTAKLLVEFEQVSIIRKLKPDFKRLLSLKSDYEIRGLITTARGNGEYDIVSRYFAPWVGIDEDPVTGSAHTVLAPFWMERLGKKKIKAYQASERGGELFLEIAENNRVHIIGKAVTVMKGILFNDFA from the coding sequence ATGAAAACAGAGATTTTTCAAGTTGATGCTTTTACCAGAAAAGTTTATTCTGGAAATCCAGCTGCTGTGTGCATTCTGGAAAAACCTCTTTCTTCAAGAAATTACCTTGCTATAGCCAGGGAAATGAACCTCTCGGAAACGGCATTTGTGATTACCTCTAAAGAAGCAATGGACTCTGGTATTTTTGAACTCAGATGGTTTACCCCCCGGGTAGAGGTTCCTTTGTGCGGTCATGCTACTCTTGCTACAGCCTGGGTACTGTTTTCTGAGTATAACTACCATGGAAAGATCCATTTTAAAACGCTCAGTGGTATCCACGAAGCGGAGCTCGTTTCAGATGGCGTAAGGTTGAATTTCCCACAGGATAAACCAATCCCGGTACCGATTCCTGAAGGATTGGGAGAGGCCCTTGGATATTCAGGGAATATGAGGACCTTTTATGGTCGAAAGACCGCAAAACTTCTTGTTGAATTTGAACAAGTTTCTATTATCAGGAAACTAAAACCGGACTTCAAAAGGCTTCTTTCATTGAAATCTGATTATGAGATAAGAGGGCTTATAACAACTGCCAGAGGTAATGGTGAGTACGATATCGTGTCAAGATACTTTGCACCCTGGGTAGGTATAGATGAGGACCCTGTAACTGGATCAGCACACACTGTTCTGGCTCCTTTCTGGATGGAACGACTCGGAAAAAAGAAAATAAAAGCCTATCAGGCCTCTGAACGTGGTGGAGAACTCTTTCTTGAGATTGCTGAAAATAACAGAGTTCACATCATCGGGAAAGCGGTGACGGTTATGAAAGGCATACTATTTAATGACTTCGCTTAA
- the xpt gene encoding xanthine phosphoribosyltransferase, whose translation MIREVSAVERCSQLLRRLIEEEGTVLEGGILKVDSFLNHQINPVLMRSIGEAIGEYFAQVNLTKIVTVESSGIAPALATSLQLGVPTVFIRKKRPITMSNYIKGEAPSHTKGGITELFLSKEMVDSRDRVLIVDDFLASGRTIEAVADMVIKTGAELKGIVGVIEKTFEGGRKLLKTFDVPIVSLLKIRSLDGRIEFDVK comes from the coding sequence ATGATAAGAGAAGTGAGTGCGGTAGAAAGATGCTCTCAGCTGCTAAGAAGGCTTATTGAAGAAGAAGGAACAGTTCTTGAGGGAGGCATTCTGAAGGTGGATTCCTTCCTAAACCACCAGATAAACCCGGTATTGATGCGAAGTATAGGTGAGGCCATTGGCGAGTATTTCGCGCAGGTTAATCTGACGAAGATAGTCACCGTCGAAAGTTCTGGAATAGCGCCGGCATTGGCTACGAGTTTACAACTTGGTGTTCCTACGGTTTTCATCAGGAAAAAACGACCGATCACAATGAGCAATTACATCAAAGGGGAAGCTCCTTCGCACACAAAAGGCGGGATCACTGAATTGTTTCTTTCTAAAGAAATGGTTGATTCTAGAGACAGGGTACTGATTGTCGATGATTTTTTGGCGAGTGGTAGGACCATTGAAGCAGTCGCTGATATGGTTATAAAAACCGGTGCTGAATTGAAGGGTATAGTTGGAGTCATCGAAAAAACTTTCGAAGGCGGTAGGAAACTGCTGAAAACCTTCGATGTTCCAATTGTAAGCCTACTAAAAATACGTTCTCTCGATGGTAGAATTGAATTTGATGTAAAGTAG
- a CDS encoding protein-L-isoaspartate O-methyltransferase family protein has product MRKPKDLADDLRFMGILNNERLYTAICKIDRGDFVLPGYRALAKYDQVLPSWKKAGRIISTSTQPSLVVQMIQLLNIEENSRILDIGTGTGYATAIMAIAFPSATIVSLEWDIELMDIARSNFKKYQLNNITTISCDGYYGFPEGAPYNGIISMVAPSDISVQWFEQLQDNGILISPFFVNSIYTPVMVCVKISRTELLCNKAIDAVFIPMERHCEGHFPLKSSKLIFELSNGSMSLKSIL; this is encoded by the coding sequence ATGAGAAAACCCAAGGATCTAGCTGATGATCTGCGCTTTATGGGTATCCTTAACAATGAAAGGCTTTATACAGCGATATGTAAAATCGATAGGGGTGACTTTGTTCTCCCCGGATACCGGGCTCTGGCCAAATATGATCAGGTACTTCCAAGCTGGAAAAAAGCTGGACGGATAATAAGCACTTCAACCCAACCTTCATTGGTGGTTCAAATGATTCAGTTATTGAATATCGAAGAGAATTCAAGAATTCTTGACATTGGTACCGGTACGGGCTATGCGACAGCTATCATGGCTATCGCATTTCCAAGCGCGACAATAGTGAGTCTTGAGTGGGACATCGAATTGATGGATATTGCTCGTTCGAATTTCAAAAAATACCAGCTGAATAATATAACAACTATCTCTTGTGATGGCTATTATGGTTTTCCTGAAGGGGCGCCTTATAATGGCATCATATCTATGGTCGCACCATCCGACATTTCCGTACAGTGGTTTGAGCAACTCCAAGATAATGGAATTCTCATCTCACCTTTCTTCGTCAATAGCATATATACCCCCGTTATGGTTTGTGTAAAAATCTCAAGAACCGAACTTCTCTGTAACAAGGCAATTGATGCAGTTTTTATTCCCATGGAACGGCATTGCGAGGGGCACTTCCCGTTGAAATCTTCTAAATTGATCTTCGAGCTTTCAAATGGTTCTATGAGCTTGAAGAGCATACTTTAG
- a CDS encoding ParB N-terminal domain-containing protein, with amino-acid sequence MERTFLLLLDEIQPSQLYISRKKLKSVLNVIAMEGFEALPPIPVIRLKGRIIYTDGHTRAMAAYLNGLKEVLVYWDEDDLDLQAYEICVDWCLDEGIRSIFDLKDRIVPHSDYEILWYERCKKMQEKLENERKTNERDNA; translated from the coding sequence TTGGAGCGGACATTTCTTCTTCTCCTTGATGAAATTCAACCAAGCCAGTTATACATAAGTCGGAAAAAACTAAAAAGTGTATTAAATGTCATCGCAATGGAGGGATTTGAAGCTCTCCCGCCAATTCCTGTTATAAGGCTGAAAGGCCGTATAATCTATACAGACGGTCATACGCGTGCTATGGCTGCATATCTTAACGGGTTGAAAGAAGTGCTCGTGTACTGGGACGAAGATGATCTCGATCTGCAAGCCTATGAAATCTGTGTTGATTGGTGTCTCGATGAAGGAATCAGGAGTATCTTTGATCTAAAAGATAGGATTGTCCCACACAGCGACTATGAGATTTTGTGGTACGAAAGATGCAAAAAGATGCAAGAGAAACTTGAAAATGAGAGAAAAACGAATGAGAGAGATAATGCATGA
- a CDS encoding DUF3795 domain-containing protein: MRAYCGIDCFRCSVYIATINNDEKLREETAAKWRKEFHLEVESEDLVCRGCKSGRAWKMCIDCPFVKCCKERRLNNCGECDSYPCSRISEFLKDFSDEMAFLDQVHREHFPGQQ; encoded by the coding sequence ATGAGAGCATATTGTGGCATCGATTGTTTTAGATGTTCTGTATATATTGCTACGATCAACAACGATGAGAAACTTCGTGAAGAAACTGCTGCGAAATGGCGTAAAGAATTTCACCTGGAAGTCGAATCGGAAGATTTAGTCTGCCGCGGCTGTAAATCCGGTCGAGCATGGAAGATGTGCATAGATTGTCCCTTCGTTAAGTGCTGCAAAGAAAGGAGATTGAACAACTGCGGTGAATGTGATTCTTACCCTTGTTCTAGGATCAGTGAATTCCTGAAAGATTTTTCCGACGAAATGGCCTTTCTCGATCAAGTTCACAGAGAACACTTTCCTGGTCAACAATAA
- a CDS encoding HD domain-containing protein: MGKSLQIHGSCGKKIAKATGTLDPEKAYVLGLLHDIGRREGVHHMRHIIDGYNYAINLSYEQVAKISMTHSFPLKNINAVFGEWDCTREEFLFVEKYISEVKFDDYDKLIQLCDSLALPEGFCIIEKRCIDVAMRYDVNEYTVPK; the protein is encoded by the coding sequence ATGGGTAAGTCACTCCAGATACACGGCTCTTGCGGCAAAAAAATCGCAAAAGCTACTGGAACTTTAGATCCCGAAAAAGCTTACGTCCTTGGGTTACTGCACGATATTGGCAGACGTGAAGGTGTACACCATATGAGGCATATAATAGATGGCTACAACTATGCTATTAATCTCAGTTATGAGCAGGTAGCAAAGATCTCCATGACCCATTCCTTTCCCCTTAAAAACATTAACGCTGTTTTTGGTGAGTGGGACTGCACCCGAGAAGAATTTTTGTTCGTCGAAAAATACATAAGCGAGGTCAAATTTGATGACTACGATAAATTAATCCAACTGTGTGATTCCCTGGCATTGCCAGAAGGTTTTTGTATCATTGAGAAACGCTGTATAGATGTTGCCATGAGATACGACGTTAATGAATATACCGTGCCAAAATGA
- a CDS encoding glycosyltransferase family 2 protein, producing MKTCIVIPTYWGKEKGEEVVFDHPTPLENDGTLHRTLQNLSQFEEIKTGEIKVIIVGVSNHSELKKAVEERLNDYISPFNRYMDVVLKSYSWLEELKTELNLNEEIIELIEPLGYPQVRNLCLIAALESNCDIAIFLDDDELVMDKEFFKTATEDLLEKGPDNGVIHGKAGYYVEKEKQLETVPHWQKTQAMKETFSKLFSNNRRYIATMIALGGNMVMSRELMENIPFDPEITRGEDMDYLFNARLLGYRFYFDKELRIKHLPPEKGTPQWKKTREDIFRFLYSRQKYKEHFNYPEVQKIAFEELMPYPGLFMGDDLEERIYEYCKFMALKSLSKGDTLCAHEWLTNSAIPFDYKTQAVIEKYLERVKLWKALTTSVKEKSM from the coding sequence ATGAAAACTTGTATTGTGATACCAACTTACTGGGGAAAGGAGAAAGGAGAGGAAGTCGTTTTTGACCATCCAACTCCTCTTGAAAATGATGGAACACTTCATAGGACGCTACAAAATCTTTCACAGTTCGAGGAAATAAAGACAGGAGAAATCAAAGTAATAATCGTGGGTGTTTCCAACCATTCAGAGCTAAAGAAAGCAGTTGAAGAGAGATTGAATGATTATATAAGCCCATTTAATAGATATATGGACGTAGTTCTGAAATCCTATAGCTGGCTTGAAGAGTTAAAAACCGAACTTAATCTCAACGAAGAAATCATTGAGTTGATAGAACCCCTGGGATATCCGCAGGTGAGGAACCTCTGTCTGATCGCGGCTTTGGAATCTAATTGCGATATCGCCATTTTTCTTGATGATGACGAACTCGTTATGGATAAAGAGTTTTTCAAAACAGCCACCGAAGACCTTCTCGAGAAAGGACCCGACAATGGTGTTATACATGGAAAAGCAGGATATTATGTTGAAAAGGAGAAACAACTGGAAACAGTCCCCCACTGGCAAAAGACCCAAGCCATGAAGGAGACTTTTTCAAAGCTTTTCTCGAATAATAGACGTTATATAGCCACAATGATTGCCCTCGGCGGCAATATGGTGATGAGCAGAGAACTAATGGAGAATATCCCCTTTGACCCTGAAATCACGCGCGGTGAAGATATGGACTACCTTTTCAACGCTAGACTTCTTGGCTATAGGTTCTACTTTGATAAAGAACTCAGAATCAAACATCTCCCGCCTGAAAAAGGCACTCCTCAATGGAAGAAAACACGGGAGGATATATTCAGATTTCTCTACTCAAGGCAGAAATACAAAGAGCATTTCAATTACCCGGAAGTTCAGAAGATCGCCTTTGAAGAACTAATGCCCTATCCGGGTCTATTTATGGGTGATGACCTCGAAGAACGGATTTATGAATACTGCAAATTCATGGCTCTGAAATCCTTGTCAAAAGGTGACACCCTTTGTGCGCATGAATGGCTTACAAATTCAGCGATCCCATTCGACTACAAAACCCAGGCGGTGATTGAGAAGTATCTTGAAAGGGTAAAACTTTGGAAGGCTTTGACGACCTCAGTGAAAGAGAAAAGCATGTGA
- a CDS encoding bifunctional ADP-dependent NAD(P)H-hydrate dehydratase/NAD(P)H-hydrate epimerase → MKLSLPSEMKEIDKQTIGLGVPALLLMENAAGALVAELLNFSPKRVLLLCGKGNNGGDAYATGRLLLARGIEVNALSLGEPITKEARFNQRLFKAFGGKVYRYKKLTESRKKLIKEYDLILDGLFGVGFRGKLEKEIVSLIEYINSLQLKRVAIDIPSGVNGVNGSVNPVAFNAHVTVTFGLAKPGHFFFPGRNYVGSLRIAQIGFPEYILKKLSSIELIDDSLARELLPERPPWGHKGTFGRVCIVGGSPDYTGAVLLSALGSLRVGAGMIYTFTPKNAQSVVRNHLPEAIAIASKSNTLIPDDLNELIPLIEKTNALVIGPGIGRTEETQAFVRELLSNGKLDKLRSVVVDADALYAVSKWPEIIKGKKNFILTPHPGEFARLVDAGIEHVINNMNLIKAFAEENGVLIVLKGAVSIIATYSGNIWLNITGNTGLAKAGSGDLLSGTIAGFSAQGLESIDSLILGSYFMGKAAELSQKPESSLSPTIVAENYAEVFSYLQGSHNERVH, encoded by the coding sequence ATGAAACTGTCTTTACCTTCAGAGATGAAAGAAATAGATAAACAGACCATAGGATTGGGCGTACCAGCCTTACTCCTCATGGAAAACGCAGCCGGAGCCCTTGTTGCAGAACTGTTGAATTTTTCTCCCAAAAGGGTTCTACTGCTCTGTGGAAAAGGGAATAACGGGGGAGACGCCTACGCTACCGGAAGACTGCTACTGGCCAGGGGGATAGAGGTGAACGCCCTTAGCCTTGGTGAACCCATAACGAAGGAAGCTCGCTTCAATCAACGGCTATTCAAAGCTTTCGGTGGAAAAGTATATCGCTACAAGAAGCTCACTGAAAGCAGGAAAAAGCTCATTAAAGAATACGATCTTATTTTAGACGGGCTCTTTGGTGTTGGATTTCGTGGAAAGTTAGAAAAAGAAATAGTTTCTTTGATAGAGTATATCAATTCTTTGCAGCTGAAGAGGGTGGCTATAGATATACCTTCTGGAGTTAATGGTGTGAATGGCTCCGTTAATCCGGTAGCATTCAACGCACATGTTACGGTAACTTTTGGCTTAGCGAAACCAGGGCATTTCTTCTTCCCGGGTCGCAACTATGTGGGTTCATTACGTATAGCACAAATTGGTTTTCCTGAATATATCCTCAAAAAACTATCTTCAATCGAGTTGATAGATGATTCCCTTGCCAGAGAGTTATTACCAGAAAGACCTCCCTGGGGACATAAAGGGACATTTGGAAGGGTTTGTATTGTCGGAGGGAGTCCTGATTATACAGGAGCGGTACTCCTTTCTGCCCTTGGAAGTCTGAGAGTCGGTGCCGGAATGATATACACTTTCACACCAAAGAACGCACAAAGTGTTGTCCGAAATCACTTACCAGAAGCGATTGCTATCGCTTCGAAGTCGAACACGCTGATACCTGACGATCTCAATGAACTCATCCCCCTTATTGAAAAAACCAATGCTTTGGTTATTGGTCCAGGTATTGGGAGAACTGAAGAGACTCAAGCTTTTGTGCGGGAATTGCTGTCAAATGGAAAGTTAGATAAACTTAGGAGCGTGGTTGTTGATGCTGACGCCTTATATGCAGTAAGTAAATGGCCAGAGATAATAAAGGGAAAAAAGAATTTCATCCTCACCCCTCATCCGGGCGAGTTCGCCAGATTAGTGGATGCTGGTATTGAACACGTTATCAACAACATGAACCTCATAAAAGCCTTTGCAGAAGAAAATGGTGTTTTGATAGTTCTCAAAGGAGCGGTTTCTATTATAGCCACCTATTCAGGAAATATTTGGCTGAATATTACCGGCAACACCGGTCTAGCGAAAGCAGGTAGTGGTGATCTGCTCTCTGGCACCATAGCCGGTTTTTCTGCACAGGGACTGGAATCGATCGACTCTTTGATATTGGGTAGCTATTTTATGGGAAAGGCTGCAGAACTCAGCCAAAAACCCGAGTCCAGTCTTTCACCAACAATCGTAGCAGAGAATTATGCTGAAGTTTTTTCATATCTCCAGGGAAGTCATAATGAAAGGGTACATTAG
- a CDS encoding HD-GYP domain-containing protein translates to MPGKHLLTENWGFVTPQGVKEVKVPFRIASRKRTTFTFRKELDYFSEDAIVIPHIIADKAWIYLNETLIGEVYPPSILIHHSNFVFKIPEDIKTEKNTLVIKLSSEKFVALEKAPYLGDYNLEQIKSKLMEFFNSQLWLFAAGMGLILTVIVLLLERSPFVTEKEKYLGMGIALFGLTSLLILHFFRTDNIASIKNDMLFPFIPVTLNLSASSLVLIGVEHLTRKEFKVSRFMIFINVFLIIFSAFFRFPAFLGMLINFFVILYLALSSEQGIIFSSSLFLLLTLGFDAFAEFLPWFPPIQMLGYGFSVVMLNFGLLIVNDYRKAALTIKTQSDELEKSFNKLQKLHEELLESAKKLEATNSKFEELLEISANLVEYSVNPREKLLKTIFQTAMQMLPEADYGCVSLIKEGKWLFVDAVGHDLSALKQLPLKAEYFITPELVSTAESPYPGIYLIKDIELKNLRFPPEVSKDFLKSVKSIKESLVAELTVNGKRIGYLSLNISKNSDKKFSVEAVKIMKSLSSMASALLSLKELNTRQFEMQREIILSAVRMLEIHSPYTKGHSERVAKLSSILAKQLGLQRDEVTEIYWAALLHDMGKILVPADILNKTGKLTREEFEIVKMHPIWGADVLGNIRELKNIALYVRHHHERFDGKGYPDGLAEKDIPLASRIIAVVDSYDSMIYDRPYRKALKKEDALEEIKRCSGTQFDPEVAKAFLKLIKQDILDKDNSM, encoded by the coding sequence ATGCCAGGAAAACATCTTCTTACTGAAAACTGGGGGTTTGTTACGCCACAAGGAGTCAAGGAAGTCAAAGTACCTTTCAGAATTGCATCGAGAAAAAGAACAACATTTACATTCCGGAAGGAACTTGATTACTTCAGCGAAGATGCCATCGTAATTCCACACATCATTGCGGATAAGGCTTGGATATATTTGAATGAAACGTTAATAGGGGAAGTGTATCCTCCAAGCATTCTTATACATCATTCGAACTTCGTCTTTAAGATACCTGAGGATATAAAAACTGAAAAAAACACCCTTGTTATAAAGTTGTCTTCGGAAAAATTTGTGGCCCTCGAGAAGGCCCCTTACCTGGGTGATTATAATTTAGAACAGATAAAGAGTAAGTTAATGGAGTTCTTCAACTCTCAGCTATGGTTATTTGCAGCCGGAATGGGTTTGATTCTTACGGTTATTGTATTGCTTCTGGAAAGATCACCTTTTGTTACCGAAAAAGAGAAATATCTGGGAATGGGTATAGCTCTTTTTGGTTTGACATCTCTATTGATCCTCCATTTTTTCAGAACCGACAATATTGCGAGCATTAAAAACGACATGCTTTTTCCTTTTATTCCAGTGACTTTGAACCTGTCGGCTTCGTCTCTTGTATTGATCGGTGTCGAACATTTAACACGGAAAGAATTCAAAGTTTCTCGATTCATGATATTCATAAACGTGTTCCTCATAATCTTTTCTGCGTTCTTCAGGTTTCCAGCTTTTCTAGGAATGTTGATTAACTTCTTTGTAATTCTTTATCTTGCTTTGAGTTCAGAGCAGGGGATAATCTTTTCATCGTCCCTCTTCTTGCTTTTAACACTGGGGTTTGACGCTTTCGCAGAATTTTTACCATGGTTTCCCCCAATTCAAATGTTGGGGTATGGTTTCTCTGTTGTGATGCTCAATTTTGGTCTTTTGATAGTCAATGATTATAGAAAAGCAGCACTCACAATAAAAACGCAGTCAGATGAACTCGAAAAGTCCTTCAATAAACTACAGAAACTCCATGAAGAACTACTTGAATCTGCTAAAAAACTCGAAGCAACCAACTCAAAGTTCGAAGAACTTCTCGAAATATCAGCAAATCTTGTTGAGTATTCAGTCAATCCCAGAGAAAAGCTGTTGAAAACAATTTTCCAAACTGCTATGCAGATGTTGCCAGAAGCTGATTATGGCTGTGTCTCTTTGATTAAAGAAGGAAAGTGGCTTTTTGTGGATGCTGTTGGACATGACCTATCTGCACTAAAACAACTTCCACTGAAAGCTGAATATTTTATCACTCCTGAACTGGTTAGTACAGCGGAATCACCTTATCCGGGTATTTACCTTATAAAGGACATTGAATTGAAAAATCTTCGTTTCCCTCCAGAGGTTTCTAAAGACTTTTTGAAAAGTGTTAAAAGTATAAAAGAATCTCTCGTGGCAGAACTTACAGTAAATGGAAAAAGAATCGGTTATCTTTCTCTGAACATCTCCAAAAACTCCGATAAGAAATTCTCCGTTGAAGCTGTTAAAATCATGAAATCACTTTCCAGTATGGCTTCAGCTCTTTTGAGTCTTAAAGAACTGAATACTCGTCAGTTTGAAATGCAAAGAGAAATAATCCTATCTGCAGTGCGGATGCTTGAAATACACAGCCCATACACAAAAGGACATTCGGAAAGGGTGGCAAAGCTTTCTTCGATACTCGCAAAACAACTCGGTTTGCAGAGAGATGAAGTTACTGAAATATACTGGGCAGCTCTCTTACACGATATGGGTAAAATTCTGGTACCTGCCGATATTTTGAATAAGACCGGGAAATTAACCCGGGAAGAATTTGAGATAGTTAAAATGCACCCGATCTGGGGAGCTGACGTGCTTGGCAATATTCGAGAGCTGAAAAATATCGCTCTTTACGTAAGGCATCATCATGAACGTTTCGATGGAAAAGGCTATCCAGATGGACTAGCAGAAAAAGATATACCCCTGGCTTCGAGGATTATTGCCGTGGTAGATTCATATGATTCAATGATTTACGATAGGCCTTACAGAAAAGCTCTAAAAAAAGAAGATGCTCTTGAAGAAATCAAGAGGTGTTCGGGGACACAATTTGATCCAGAGGTAGCCAAAGCATTCTTGAAACTCATCAAGCAGGACATTCTAGATAAAGATAACTCGATGTGA